A genome region from Bacteroidota bacterium includes the following:
- the sixA gene encoding phosphohistidine phosphatase SixA, protein MKLYIVRHADAVSVGGDIRSDFDRTLSERGRSDATMMARMLAHLDIDIQAVLTSPLVRAVETGEIFGRELKREAATSPNLEPGFSPRSLYEEIAPMSGTAGIVLIGHQPDVSMFISYLVSPNQAATVAMETAAIACVHLQLTGEGQLRWLVTPEVVKLLNFAL, encoded by the coding sequence GTGAAACTCTACATTGTACGCCATGCGGACGCAGTGTCGGTCGGGGGGGATATTCGCAGCGATTTTGACCGGACGCTGAGCGAGCGTGGCCGGTCCGACGCCACGATGATGGCACGCATGCTCGCGCATCTTGATATTGATATTCAGGCAGTACTAACAAGCCCCCTCGTGCGCGCAGTGGAAACAGGCGAGATCTTCGGGCGTGAACTGAAACGCGAAGCGGCAACATCGCCAAACCTTGAGCCGGGGTTCAGTCCGCGATCATTGTATGAAGAGATCGCACCGATGTCGGGGACTGCAGGTATCGTTCTCATCGGGCATCAGCCCGACGTCAGTATGTTCATCTCCTATCTTGTGTCGCCGAACCAAGCAGCCACCGTGGCGATGGAAACAGCAGCCATTGCATGTGTTCATCTGCAATTGACGGGAGAGGGGCAATTGCGTTGGCTGGTGACACCGGAAGTTGTCAAGTTGTTAAACTTTGCTCTCTGA
- a CDS encoding adenosine deaminase has product MKLSDKFIRTLPKVLLHDHLDGGVRPQTIIELANDSGYTKLPTKNAGDLAQWFHRGAQRGSLPLYLEGFAHTCGVMQTEEALERVAYEMMEDMRDDGVVYVETRFAPVFHTDNGLHWDEVVNAVLKGLERGKRDFGVEYGLIICAMRNMHLSQEMAELAVDYRERGVVAFDLAGEEGGFPPKKHVDAFHYIQRENFNITIHAGEAFGKESIWQAIQWCGAHRIGHATRLIEDIGLDKKDPTKIVKMGYLAQYILDKRIPLEICLTSNVDTGAVKSLEEHPFGILYRYKFRVTLNTDDRLMSDTTMSKELGIAHRVFKLGLNELEKITINSMKSAFIPYNRRIRIIYDVIKPGYAKARKSATRKKA; this is encoded by the coding sequence ATGAAACTCTCTGATAAATTCATACGCACGCTGCCCAAGGTTTTGCTCCACGACCATCTTGATGGAGGAGTTCGTCCTCAAACAATCATCGAGCTTGCCAACGACTCGGGTTACACTAAACTGCCCACAAAGAACGCCGGCGATTTGGCGCAATGGTTTCATCGCGGCGCACAACGCGGCAGTTTACCGTTGTACCTTGAGGGCTTTGCACACACCTGCGGCGTAATGCAAACGGAAGAGGCGCTTGAGCGCGTTGCGTACGAAATGATGGAAGATATGCGTGACGACGGCGTTGTGTACGTTGAAACCCGCTTTGCCCCCGTGTTTCACACGGACAATGGCCTGCATTGGGACGAAGTCGTCAACGCAGTACTCAAGGGTTTGGAGCGGGGGAAAAGGGATTTTGGGGTGGAATATGGATTGATCATCTGCGCGATGCGAAACATGCATCTCTCCCAGGAAATGGCGGAGCTTGCGGTTGATTACAGGGAACGCGGCGTTGTTGCATTCGATCTCGCCGGCGAAGAAGGCGGATTTCCGCCGAAGAAGCATGTCGATGCTTTCCATTACATCCAGCGTGAGAATTTCAACATTACAATTCATGCGGGAGAAGCGTTCGGCAAGGAAAGCATCTGGCAGGCAATTCAATGGTGCGGCGCGCACCGTATCGGGCACGCAACACGGCTTATCGAGGATATCGGACTCGACAAGAAGGATCCGACCAAAATCGTCAAGATGGGATATCTTGCACAATATATTCTCGACAAGCGTATTCCGTTGGAAATCTGCCTGACAAGCAATGTTGATACCGGGGCGGTCAAATCACTTGAAGAGCATCCGTTCGGCATACTCTACCGCTATAAGTTTCGTGTTACGCTCAACACCGACGACCGGCTGATGAGTGACACCACGATGTCGAAGGAACTTGGTATTGCCCATCGCGTGTTCAAACTCGGACTGAATGAACTGGAAAAGATTACGATCAACTCAATGAAAAGCGCATTCATTCCGTACAATCGTCGTATCCGGATCATCTACGATGTTATCAAGCCGGGATACGCGAAGGCGCGCAAATCTGCTACGCGCAAGAAGGCCTGA
- the surE gene encoding 5'/3'-nucleotidase SurE: protein MKKLNILVSNDDGIHAEGIFALVHGLKAIADVTVVAPASQQSAVGHAITVNYPLRVFPFHKNNDFFGHAVEGTPADCVKLGVKFLLKQRPDMVISGINHGSNTAINIIYSGTVSAATEGTILGIPSVAVSLTSYQSQDFSYAAKFATRLALLVAEQGLPPKTLLNVNVPAVSEEEIKGVKITRQGISTWEDRFDVRRDPANREYFWLTGNMNVIDTDPDSDQIAIRENYVSVTPVKYELTDHILLERMKQWGVEELK, encoded by the coding sequence ATGAAGAAACTCAACATTCTTGTTTCCAACGATGATGGAATTCATGCTGAGGGGATTTTCGCCCTTGTTCACGGCCTCAAAGCAATTGCCGATGTTACGGTTGTAGCGCCCGCTTCGCAACAAAGCGCCGTGGGTCATGCCATCACAGTGAACTATCCGTTGCGTGTGTTTCCGTTTCACAAGAATAACGACTTCTTCGGACATGCTGTTGAAGGTACGCCAGCCGATTGTGTGAAATTGGGCGTGAAGTTTCTGCTCAAGCAAAGGCCGGACATGGTGATCTCCGGAATCAATCATGGTTCGAATACTGCCATCAACATTATCTACTCCGGAACCGTGTCCGCTGCAACAGAGGGAACGATCCTTGGTATCCCGTCCGTAGCTGTTTCACTCACATCCTATCAGAGTCAGGATTTTTCCTATGCCGCGAAGTTCGCGACACGTCTTGCTTTGCTCGTCGCTGAGCAGGGCCTTCCCCCAAAAACTCTTCTCAATGTCAATGTTCCGGCTGTTTCCGAGGAGGAAATCAAGGGAGTGAAGATCACCAGGCAGGGAATTTCCACCTGGGAGGATCGGTTTGATGTCCGTCGCGATCCCGCCAACCGCGAGTATTTCTGGTTGACAGGCAACATGAATGTGATTGATACCGACCCCGATTCCGATCAAATTGCCATTCGGGAAAATTACGTTTCCGTTACACCGGTGAAGTACGAGCTTACCGACCACATTCTGCTTGAGCGAATGAAGCAGTGGGGCGTGGAGGAGTTGAAGTAA